Proteins encoded together in one Streptomyces sp. NBC_01216 window:
- a CDS encoding ATP-binding protein, whose product MGTNGSTMLEPLRQGLPPIDPKTVSNSASCALPPRYEAVRGARKFTQSTLTTWDLADRFDDVALVVSELVTNALRHAMPSDPPQDEGRGTPVRLHLMRWTGRLVCAVRDPSHQGPEAREAEGDCASESGRGLFLVDSFSDSWGWHPLAGALHGKVVWALFRLGPE is encoded by the coding sequence ATGGGGACGAATGGATCGACCATGCTCGAGCCGCTACGGCAGGGGCTTCCTCCGATCGATCCCAAGACCGTCTCCAACTCGGCCTCCTGCGCCCTCCCGCCTCGCTACGAAGCGGTACGCGGCGCGCGGAAGTTCACCCAGTCGACGCTCACCACATGGGATCTCGCCGACCGCTTCGACGATGTCGCCCTGGTCGTCTCCGAGCTCGTCACCAACGCGCTGCGCCACGCGATGCCCTCGGACCCGCCCCAGGACGAGGGCCGGGGCACACCCGTGCGGCTCCACCTGATGCGCTGGACCGGCCGTCTGGTGTGCGCGGTGCGTGACCCGAGCCATCAGGGTCCCGAGGCGCGTGAGGCCGAGGGCGACTGCGCGTCGGAGTCGGGACGAGGGCTGTTCCTGGTCGACTCCTTCAGCGACAGCTGGGGCTGGCACCCGCTGGCGGGGGCGCTCCACGGCAAGGTCGTCTGGGCGCTCTTCCGACTGGGGCCGGAATAG
- a CDS encoding YbjQ family protein — protein MGIDEYGGGQVAQSDVLVVTTNDVPGYEVRQVIGEVFGLTVRSRHLGSQIGASLKSMIGGELRGLTKTLVETRNQAMNRLIEQARARGANAVLMFRFDVTEAADVGTEVCAYGTAAVIAPRS, from the coding sequence ATGGGCATCGATGAGTACGGCGGCGGTCAGGTAGCGCAGTCCGACGTGCTGGTCGTGACGACCAACGACGTCCCCGGCTACGAGGTCCGGCAGGTGATCGGCGAGGTCTTCGGACTCACCGTGCGGTCCCGGCACCTGGGCAGCCAGATCGGCGCCAGCCTGAAGTCGATGATCGGCGGTGAGCTCAGGGGGCTGACGAAGACCCTGGTGGAGACCCGGAACCAGGCGATGAACCGGCTGATCGAGCAGGCGCGGGCCCGGGGCGCGAACGCGGTGCTGATGTTCCGTTTCGACGTGACGGAGGCGGCGGACGTGGGAACGGAGGTCTGCGCCTACGGCACGGCGGCCGTGATCGCGCCCCGTTCCTGA
- a CDS encoding aldehyde dehydrogenase family protein: protein MSYFTDLAHQYIDGEWKPGSGSWDIIDFNPYTGEKLASITIATTDEVDHAYRAAERAQTAWAETNPYTRRLVFERALRIVEDREQEIAETIVAELGGTRLKAGFELHLAKEFLREAIQLALRPEGRILPSPVDGKENRVYRLPVGVVGVISPFNFPFLLSLKSVAPALALGNAVVLKPHQNTPVCGGTLVAKVLEEAGLPAGLLNVVVTDIAEIGDALLTHPIPKVISFTGSDRVGRHVATVCAQNFKHAILELGGNSALIVLDDADVDYAVDAAVFSRFVHQGQVCMAANRILVDRGLEQEFTEKFVAKVATLRVGDPADPGTHIGPLINPQQAEAVSSLVDQTVEEGATALLHGTVDGNVVSPSVLTGIAPGAPVLSQEIFGPVALIVPFDGEDEAVRIANDTPYGLSGAVHTGDVERGVRIAKRIHTGMIHINDGTVHDEPIVPFGGEKHSGIGRLNGDSMIDAFTTQKWISVQHGRSRFPF, encoded by the coding sequence ATGTCCTACTTCACCGACCTGGCCCACCAGTACATAGACGGCGAGTGGAAGCCCGGCAGCGGGTCGTGGGACATCATCGACTTCAACCCCTACACCGGGGAGAAGCTCGCCTCGATCACCATCGCCACCACCGACGAGGTCGACCACGCCTACCGGGCCGCCGAACGAGCCCAGACGGCATGGGCCGAGACCAACCCGTACACCCGCCGCCTCGTCTTCGAGCGCGCGCTGCGGATCGTCGAGGACCGCGAGCAGGAGATCGCCGAGACGATCGTCGCCGAACTCGGCGGGACCCGCCTGAAGGCGGGGTTCGAGCTGCACCTCGCCAAGGAGTTCCTCCGCGAGGCGATCCAGCTGGCGCTCCGGCCCGAGGGCCGCATCCTGCCCTCGCCGGTCGACGGCAAGGAGAACCGCGTCTACCGTCTCCCGGTCGGTGTCGTCGGCGTCATCTCGCCCTTCAACTTCCCCTTCCTCCTCTCGCTCAAGTCGGTCGCTCCCGCGCTGGCCCTCGGCAACGCCGTCGTCCTCAAGCCGCACCAGAACACCCCGGTCTGCGGCGGCACGCTCGTCGCGAAGGTCCTGGAGGAAGCCGGGCTGCCCGCCGGGCTGCTGAACGTCGTCGTGACGGACATCGCCGAGATCGGCGACGCGCTGCTGACCCACCCGATCCCGAAGGTCATCTCCTTCACCGGCTCCGACCGGGTCGGCCGCCACGTCGCCACCGTCTGCGCGCAGAACTTCAAGCACGCGATCCTCGAACTCGGCGGCAACAGCGCCTTGATCGTCCTCGACGACGCGGACGTCGACTACGCGGTGGACGCGGCCGTCTTCAGCCGTTTCGTACACCAGGGCCAGGTCTGCATGGCCGCCAACCGGATTCTCGTGGACCGCGGCCTGGAGCAGGAGTTCACCGAGAAGTTCGTGGCGAAGGTCGCGACCCTGCGCGTGGGCGACCCGGCCGACCCCGGCACGCACATCGGGCCGCTCATCAACCCCCAGCAGGCCGAAGCGGTGTCCTCCCTCGTGGACCAGACGGTCGAGGAAGGCGCGACGGCACTGCTCCACGGCACGGTGGACGGCAACGTCGTCTCGCCCTCCGTGCTCACCGGCATCGCGCCCGGCGCACCCGTGCTGAGCCAGGAGATCTTCGGCCCGGTGGCGCTGATCGTCCCCTTCGACGGCGAGGACGAGGCCGTACGGATCGCCAACGACACGCCCTACGGCCTGAGCGGCGCCGTCCACACCGGTGACGTCGAGCGGGGCGTGCGGATCGCCAAGCGCATCCACACCGGCATGATCCACATCAACGACGGCACCGTGCACGACGAGCCGATCGTGCCCTTCGGCGGGGAGAAGCACTCGGGCATAGGGCGCCTGAACGGCGACTCGATGATCGACGCCTTCACGACCCAGAAGTGGATCTCGGTCCAGCACGGCCGCAGCCGCTTCCCGTTCTGA
- a CDS encoding DUF2786 domain-containing protein, with protein MGRPADVSTVEEAFGAALYTDEVAALDAAASLLAADPAADAELSRRGVEFVRRAWERGWQPADVARLARRDLEEPHLRLLGALIEAETAGYERLPDRWAAQIAALDTRAWRADRFSYATAVLELYRLLVRLPSLDPVGPVPGDAPLPPAAVGEPRMLTRIRALLAKAEATGYPEEAEALAAKAQELMARHSLDGVATQGGAPRTAGATPGAVRIGVEPPYEQAQAILLDAVATANHCRAVWNETYGFSTVVGFEADLGPVELLYASLLVQGMAAMTRAEAEQRKGGRKRTKSFRQSFLLAYANRLGARLASTSRRVAAEAPTLLPVLASRDVAVTARADEMFPETRTTRVRAAWDEAGWTHGTTAANRAGLDRGRPRVSRGE; from the coding sequence ATGGGACGCCCAGCAGACGTGAGCACGGTCGAGGAAGCCTTCGGGGCCGCCCTGTACACCGACGAGGTGGCCGCGCTCGACGCGGCGGCGTCCCTGCTCGCCGCCGACCCGGCGGCCGACGCCGAACTGTCCCGGCGCGGAGTGGAGTTCGTTCGGCGGGCCTGGGAGCGCGGCTGGCAGCCCGCGGATGTCGCGCGGCTGGCGAGGCGTGATCTCGAGGAACCGCACCTGCGGCTGCTCGGGGCGCTGATCGAGGCCGAGACGGCCGGTTACGAGCGGCTGCCCGACCGGTGGGCCGCGCAGATCGCCGCACTGGACACCCGTGCCTGGCGAGCGGACCGCTTCTCGTACGCCACGGCGGTCCTGGAGCTGTACCGCCTCCTGGTCAGGCTGCCGTCCCTGGACCCGGTGGGGCCCGTGCCGGGTGACGCGCCGCTGCCCCCCGCGGCGGTGGGCGAACCGCGGATGCTGACCCGGATCCGAGCCCTGCTCGCCAAGGCCGAGGCGACCGGTTACCCGGAGGAGGCGGAGGCGCTGGCGGCCAAGGCGCAGGAGCTGATGGCCCGGCACAGCCTGGACGGGGTGGCGACGCAGGGCGGCGCGCCGAGGACGGCGGGAGCGACGCCCGGGGCCGTACGGATCGGCGTGGAGCCGCCGTACGAGCAGGCGCAGGCGATCCTGCTGGACGCGGTGGCGACCGCGAACCACTGCCGGGCGGTGTGGAACGAGACGTACGGCTTCTCGACGGTGGTCGGCTTCGAGGCGGACCTGGGACCGGTGGAGCTGCTCTACGCCTCGCTCCTGGTCCAGGGGATGGCGGCGATGACCCGAGCGGAGGCGGAACAACGGAAGGGCGGCCGGAAGCGCACGAAGTCCTTCCGGCAGTCCTTCCTCCTGGCCTACGCGAACCGGCTCGGTGCCCGGCTGGCCAGTACCTCGCGGCGCGTGGCGGCCGAGGCGCCGACACTGCTGCCCGTCCTCGCCTCGCGCGATGTCGCGGTCACCGCGCGCGCGGACGAGATGTTCCCGGAGACCCGGACGACCCGGGTCCGGGCGGCCTGGGACGAGGCGGGCTGGACGCACGGCACGACGGCGGCGAACCGGGCGGGCCTGGACCGGGGCCGCCCGCGGGTGTCCCGGGGGGAGTGA
- a CDS encoding glutamate decarboxylase: MALHKGPAAQTANPRLALNPFYGEANPAGGMTDAPPHHRLPDGPLPPTSAYQLVHDELMLDGNSRLNLATFVTTWMEPQAGVLMAECRDKNMIDKDEYPRTAELERRCVAMLADLWHAPDPGAAVGCSTTGSSEACMLAGMALKRRWAKRNGDRYPGTARPNLVMGVNVQVCWEKFCTFWEVEARLVPMEGDRFHLDPQAAAELCDENTIGVVAVLGSTFDGSYEPVADLCAALDALRERTGLDVPVHVDGASGGMVAPFLDEDLVWDFRLPRVSSINTSGHKYGLVYPGVGWALWRSSAELPEELVFRVNYLGGDMPTFALNFSRPGAQVVAQYYTFLRLGREGYRVVQQTSRDIARGLAERIEAMGDFRLLTRGDQLPVFAFTTAPEITAYDVFDVSRRLREHGWLVPAYTFPPDREDLSVLRVVCRNGFSADLAALFVDDLNRLLPELRRQPHPLSRDKAAATAFHH; encoded by the coding sequence ATGGCCTTGCACAAGGGACCCGCCGCCCAGACGGCGAACCCGCGCCTCGCCCTCAACCCCTTCTACGGCGAGGCCAACCCCGCCGGCGGTATGACCGACGCGCCCCCGCACCATCGCCTGCCCGACGGGCCGCTGCCGCCCACCAGCGCCTACCAGCTGGTCCACGACGAGCTGATGCTGGACGGGAACTCCCGCCTGAACCTCGCCACCTTCGTCACCACCTGGATGGAGCCGCAGGCCGGAGTGCTCATGGCGGAGTGCCGCGACAAGAACATGATCGACAAGGACGAGTACCCGCGGACCGCGGAACTCGAGCGGCGCTGCGTGGCGATGCTCGCCGACCTGTGGCACGCGCCGGACCCGGGCGCCGCCGTCGGCTGTTCCACCACAGGTTCCAGCGAAGCCTGCATGCTGGCCGGGATGGCCCTGAAGCGACGCTGGGCCAAGCGCAACGGCGACCGCTATCCGGGCACCGCCCGGCCCAATCTGGTGATGGGGGTCAACGTCCAGGTCTGCTGGGAGAAGTTCTGCACCTTCTGGGAGGTCGAGGCCCGGCTCGTGCCCATGGAGGGGGACCGTTTCCATCTGGACCCGCAGGCGGCGGCGGAGCTCTGCGACGAGAACACCATCGGCGTGGTGGCCGTCCTGGGTTCCACCTTCGACGGCTCCTACGAGCCGGTCGCCGATCTCTGCGCCGCCCTGGACGCCCTCCGGGAGCGCACCGGCCTGGACGTCCCCGTGCACGTGGACGGGGCTTCCGGCGGGATGGTCGCACCGTTCCTCGACGAGGATCTGGTGTGGGACTTCCGGCTGCCCCGAGTCTCCTCGATCAACACCTCCGGCCACAAGTACGGCCTCGTCTATCCGGGTGTCGGCTGGGCTCTGTGGCGCTCCTCGGCCGAACTCCCCGAGGAGCTGGTGTTCCGGGTCAACTACCTCGGCGGCGACATGCCCACCTTCGCCCTGAACTTCTCCCGTCCGGGCGCCCAGGTGGTGGCGCAGTACTACACCTTCCTGCGGCTCGGCCGGGAGGGCTACCGGGTGGTCCAGCAGACCAGCCGGGACATCGCCCGCGGTCTGGCCGAACGGATCGAGGCCATGGGCGACTTCCGGCTCCTGACACGCGGTGACCAGCTGCCCGTGTTCGCTTTCACCACCGCCCCCGAGATCACGGCCTACGACGTCTTCGACGTCTCGCGGCGCCTGCGCGAACACGGCTGGCTCGTCCCGGCGTACACCTTCCCGCCCGACCGGGAGGACCTGTCCGTCCTGCGCGTGGTCTGCCGCAACGGCTTCTCGGCCGACCTCGCGGCGCTGTTCGTGGACGACCTGAACCGGCTGCTGCCCGAACTGCGCAGACAGCCGCACCCGCTCAGCCGCGACAAGGCGGCGGCGACCGCCTTCCACCACTGA
- a CDS encoding helix-turn-helix domain-containing protein, which yields MTAVESSGTSGSVVRRILLGSQLRRLRESRGITREAAGYSIRASESKISRMELGRVSFKARDVEDLLTLYGVSDEAERGSLLGLAREANVAGWWHSFGDVLPGWFQTYIGLEGAASLIRVYEVQFVHGLLQTEAYAQAVVTRGMPDAPRAEIDRRVALRLERQKILVSEHAPRVHAVLDEAALRRPYGDRSVMRGQLRHLIEVSEHPSVTLQVMPFSFGGHAGESGSFTMLSFPESDLSDVVYLEQLTSALYLDKREEVGQYARVMERLQEDSPDPEESRDLLRGLLQLS from the coding sequence GTGACCGCAGTCGAATCGAGCGGAACGAGTGGGAGCGTCGTACGACGCATCCTGCTGGGCTCGCAGCTGAGGCGGTTGCGCGAGTCGCGTGGCATCACCCGCGAGGCGGCCGGTTACTCGATCCGCGCCTCCGAGTCAAAGATCAGCCGCATGGAGTTGGGCAGGGTGAGCTTCAAGGCCAGAGACGTCGAGGACCTGCTCACGCTCTACGGTGTCAGCGACGAGGCGGAGCGCGGCTCGCTCCTCGGGCTCGCCCGTGAGGCCAATGTGGCCGGGTGGTGGCACAGCTTCGGCGACGTTCTGCCGGGATGGTTCCAGACCTACATCGGTCTCGAAGGCGCCGCCTCGCTCATCCGGGTCTACGAAGTCCAGTTCGTACACGGCCTGTTGCAGACCGAGGCGTACGCGCAGGCCGTCGTCACCCGGGGCATGCCGGACGCCCCGCGCGCCGAGATCGACCGGCGCGTCGCGCTGCGCCTCGAACGCCAGAAGATCCTCGTCTCCGAACACGCCCCCCGGGTCCACGCCGTCCTCGACGAGGCGGCCCTGCGCCGCCCCTACGGGGACCGGTCCGTCATGCGGGGGCAGTTGAGGCATCTGATCGAGGTGTCCGAGCACCCCTCCGTCACGCTTCAGGTGATGCCCTTCAGTTTCGGCGGGCACGCCGGCGAGAGCGGTTCGTTCACCATGCTCAGCTTCCCGGAGTCGGACCTGTCCGACGTCGTCTACCTGGAGCAGCTCACCAGCGCCCTCTACCTCGACAAGCGCGAGGAAGTCGGTCAGTACGCCCGGGTGATGGAGCGGCTCCAGGAGGACAGTCCCGACCCCGAGGAAAGCCGGGATCTTCTCCGGGGCCTCCTTCAACTCTCGTGA
- a CDS encoding DUF397 domain-containing protein, with the protein MHHAHRAYNGMAATELEGVVWQKSRHSNSQGSCVEFAKLPGGNVAVRNSRHPDGPALVYTPAEIEALLLGVKDGEFDHLV; encoded by the coding sequence ATGCATCACGCGCATCGTGCGTACAACGGCATGGCGGCCACCGAGCTGGAAGGTGTCGTCTGGCAGAAGAGCAGGCACAGCAACTCCCAGGGATCCTGCGTGGAGTTCGCCAAACTGCCCGGTGGGAACGTGGCGGTCCGCAACTCCCGGCACCCGGACGGGCCGGCGCTCGTCTACACGCCCGCCGAGATAGAGGCACTGCTCCTCGGCGTCAAGGACGGGGAGTTCGACCACCTGGTGTGA
- a CDS encoding DedA family protein, which yields MNTLALGPSWLDPDYLIQTFGLIGVLVIVFAESGLLIGFFLPGDSLLFTTGLLVTTGMLDTPLWLVCTLIALAAIIGDQVGYLFGRKVGPALFRRPDSKLFKQENVEKAHEFFEKHGPKSLILARFVPIVRTFTPIIAGVSRMNYRSFIVFNIVGGVLWGVGVTVLGASLGKIDFVHKHIEAILILIVLVSVVPIVIEFLRARSQSKKTVRAQDDAPAPTKRGRHARH from the coding sequence GTGAACACGCTTGCCCTCGGACCGAGCTGGCTGGACCCGGACTACCTGATCCAGACCTTCGGTCTGATCGGCGTCCTGGTCATCGTCTTCGCCGAGTCCGGCCTCCTCATCGGGTTCTTCCTGCCCGGCGACTCGCTGCTCTTCACCACCGGGCTGCTGGTCACCACCGGCATGCTGGACACACCGCTGTGGCTGGTCTGCACCCTCATCGCGCTCGCCGCGATCATCGGCGACCAGGTCGGCTACCTCTTCGGCCGCAAGGTCGGCCCGGCCCTCTTCCGGCGCCCCGACTCCAAGCTCTTCAAGCAGGAGAACGTGGAGAAGGCGCACGAGTTCTTCGAGAAGCACGGCCCGAAGTCGCTGATCCTGGCCCGCTTCGTCCCCATCGTCCGCACCTTCACGCCGATCATCGCCGGTGTGAGCCGGATGAACTACCGCTCGTTCATCGTCTTCAACATCGTCGGCGGCGTGCTGTGGGGCGTGGGTGTCACCGTCCTCGGCGCCTCCCTCGGAAAGATCGACTTCGTGCACAAGCACATCGAGGCGATCCTCATCCTGATCGTCCTCGTCTCGGTGGTCCCGATCGTGATCGAGTTCCTCCGGGCCCGCTCCCAGAGCAAGAAGACCGTCCGAGCCCAGGACGACGCCCCGGCCCCCACCAAGCGCGGCCGGCACGCCAGGCACTGA
- a CDS encoding winged helix-turn-helix transcriptional regulator, giving the protein MSVGHTEVTTEPVVSRADECGVREVQDRLGDRWTVHVVVEPAAGARRFKELQRLVRGISQRMLTLTLRRLERDGLVTRTVYPTVPPQVEYALTETRHSLTHLIKQLIDWSLDHREVIGRARAEWDAQQT; this is encoded by the coding sequence GTGTCAGTGGGGCACACGGAGGTAACCACCGAGCCCGTCGTCAGCCGCGCGGACGAGTGCGGCGTACGCGAGGTGCAGGACCGGCTCGGCGACAGGTGGACCGTGCACGTGGTCGTCGAGCCGGCCGCGGGTGCGAGACGGTTCAAGGAGCTCCAGCGGCTGGTCCGCGGCATCTCGCAGCGGATGCTGACGCTCACCCTGCGCCGCCTGGAACGGGACGGGCTCGTGACGCGGACGGTGTACCCGACGGTTCCGCCGCAGGTGGAGTACGCGCTGACGGAGACCCGGCACAGCCTGACGCACCTGATCAAGCAGCTGATCGACTGGTCGCTCGACCATCGCGAGGTGATCGGGCGGGCCCGTGCGGAATGGGACGCCCAGCAGACGTGA
- a CDS encoding bifunctional 3'-5' exonuclease/DNA polymerase, with protein MSERWALAGDTEGDGARLVPLGPDGLPVGTVVHEPDLVAAVRSRPDVTRWVWRSTAEVYPRLLAAGVRVERCYDVEIAEQLLLGHEGRLGEPRSAAAALARLRNTPVPPDPPPRAAAPGSQDSLFEPAPSAGISFEGLLEVYAEQRRRHDRAEHPGRMRLLTAAESAGMLVAAEMHRAGLPWRADAHREVLHGLLGERYAGGGEPRRLAELADEVSAAFGHRVRPDLPADVVRAFARAGIRVRSTRRWELEGIDHPAVAPLVSYKKLYRIWTAHGWSWLQDWVHDGRFRPEYLPGGTVTGRWTTNGGGALQIPKVIRQAVVADEGWRLVVADADQMEPRVLAAISHDPGLMEVAAHPDDLYTRLSDRAFSGDREHAKIALLGAIYGQTSGDGLKNLAALRRRFPRAVAYVDDAAKAGEEGRLVRTWLGRTSPRAVGGGEDNENDEAGIPQGSGPGEDGSEAAGSGYTAGYASSDARARGRFTRNFVVQGSAADWALLMLAALRRSLWAMRAELVFFQHDEVIVHCPAEEAEAVTAAIGAAGDEAALIAFGRTPVRFPFTTSTVERYSDAA; from the coding sequence ATGAGCGAGAGGTGGGCGCTGGCCGGTGACACGGAGGGTGACGGAGCACGACTCGTCCCCCTCGGTCCCGACGGTCTGCCCGTCGGGACCGTCGTCCACGAGCCCGACCTCGTCGCCGCCGTCCGCTCGAGGCCCGACGTCACGCGCTGGGTCTGGCGGTCGACCGCCGAGGTGTATCCCCGCCTCCTGGCCGCCGGGGTGCGTGTCGAGCGGTGCTACGACGTCGAGATCGCCGAACAGCTCCTCCTCGGGCACGAGGGCCGGCTCGGCGAACCCCGTTCCGCGGCGGCAGCCCTGGCTCGCCTGCGGAACACGCCCGTACCGCCCGATCCGCCCCCGCGCGCCGCCGCGCCCGGTTCACAGGACTCCCTGTTCGAGCCCGCGCCGTCCGCCGGGATCTCCTTCGAGGGCCTGCTGGAGGTCTACGCCGAACAGCGGCGCCGGCACGACCGCGCCGAACACCCCGGCAGAATGCGGCTGCTGACCGCGGCCGAGTCCGCCGGGATGCTCGTCGCCGCGGAGATGCACCGCGCCGGCCTGCCCTGGCGGGCCGATGCGCACCGGGAGGTGCTGCACGGCCTGCTCGGCGAGCGGTACGCCGGAGGCGGCGAGCCCCGCAGGCTGGCCGAACTCGCCGACGAGGTGTCCGCCGCCTTCGGCCACCGCGTCCGCCCCGACCTGCCCGCCGACGTCGTCCGGGCCTTCGCGCGCGCCGGGATCCGCGTGCGGTCCACCCGCCGCTGGGAGCTGGAGGGCATCGACCACCCGGCCGTCGCCCCCCTGGTCTCGTACAAGAAGCTGTACCGGATCTGGACCGCCCACGGCTGGTCCTGGCTCCAGGACTGGGTGCACGACGGCCGCTTCCGCCCCGAGTACCTGCCCGGCGGCACGGTCACGGGGCGCTGGACCACCAACGGCGGCGGCGCCCTCCAGATCCCCAAGGTGATCCGGCAGGCCGTCGTCGCCGACGAGGGCTGGCGGCTCGTCGTCGCGGACGCCGACCAGATGGAGCCCCGGGTCCTGGCCGCGATCTCCCACGACCCGGGCCTGATGGAGGTCGCCGCACACCCCGACGACCTCTATACCCGACTGTCCGACCGGGCCTTCTCCGGCGACCGGGAGCACGCCAAGATCGCCCTGCTCGGCGCGATCTACGGCCAGACCAGCGGCGACGGCCTGAAGAACCTCGCCGCGCTGCGCCGCCGCTTCCCCCGGGCCGTGGCCTACGTCGACGACGCGGCGAAGGCGGGCGAGGAGGGCCGGCTCGTGCGGACCTGGCTGGGGCGCACCAGCCCGCGTGCCGTCGGCGGCGGCGAGGACAACGAGAACGACGAGGCGGGCATCCCTCAGGGGTCCGGCCCGGGAGAAGACGGCTCCGAGGCCGCGGGAAGCGGGTACACCGCCGGATACGCGTCCTCCGACGCCCGTGCGCGCGGCCGTTTCACCCGGAACTTCGTGGTGCAGGGCAGCGCCGCGGACTGGGCCCTGCTGATGCTCGCCGCGCTCCGCCGGTCCCTCTGGGCGATGCGGGCCGAGCTGGTCTTCTTCCAGCACGACGAGGTGATCGTGCACTGCCCGGCCGAGGAGGCGGAGGCGGTCACGGCGGCGATCGGCGCGGCCGGAGACGAAGCGGCCCTGATCGCCTTCGGACGGACCCCCGTGCGCTTCCCTTTCACGACGTCGACGGTCGAGCGCTACTCCGACGCCGCCTAG
- a CDS encoding threonine/serine ThrE exporter family protein, translating into MAEPEGPEDRKPQSDEARSAFTPPAGVQQTWVPEEEHPTSEFAVPEGFAAEPAVEPEGSAFAPPSTYSVRHPPSVFTPVHGVPLAKLSVDAPWQDRMRTLLKLPVGDRPVPDAPAHREDESGPAVGRVLDLTLRIGELLLAGGEAAEDVEAAMFAICRSYGLDRCEPTVTFTLLSITHQPSLVDHPVTANRTVRRRGTDYTRLEAVYQLLADINAEAHEVTPEEAYRRLAEMRRNRHPYPGWVLTTSAGVLAGAASMLLGGGATVFFVAAMGAVLGDRLAWLFAGRGLPEFYQFLVAAMPPAALGVLLTLLHADLRPSAVITGGLFALIPGRALVAAVQDGLTGFYITASARLLEVGYFFVAIVVGVLSVLYVAVQFGAQLNPEGALSAVERPTVQIVAAMVLSMTFAVLLQQSRATVLFATLNGGVAWVVYASIAVTADGSAVMATAVAAGLVGLFGQLIARYHHTSSLPYVTAAIGPLLPGSATYFGVLAIAQNNLDQGFAYLAKAAALALAIAIGVNLGSELARLFIQAPRTAAARRAAKRTRGF; encoded by the coding sequence GTGGCGGAGCCGGAAGGACCGGAGGACCGGAAGCCGCAGTCGGACGAGGCGCGCAGCGCGTTCACCCCGCCCGCCGGGGTGCAGCAGACCTGGGTCCCGGAGGAGGAGCATCCGACCTCCGAGTTCGCGGTACCCGAGGGGTTCGCGGCCGAGCCGGCCGTCGAGCCCGAGGGTTCGGCGTTCGCCCCGCCGTCCACCTACTCGGTGAGGCATCCGCCGTCGGTGTTCACTCCGGTGCACGGCGTCCCGCTGGCGAAGCTGTCGGTGGACGCGCCGTGGCAGGACCGGATGCGGACGCTGCTGAAGCTGCCGGTGGGCGACCGGCCGGTGCCGGACGCTCCGGCGCACCGCGAGGACGAGTCGGGTCCCGCGGTGGGGCGTGTGCTCGACCTGACGCTGCGGATCGGGGAGCTGCTGCTCGCGGGGGGCGAGGCCGCGGAGGACGTCGAGGCGGCGATGTTCGCGATCTGCCGTTCGTACGGGCTGGACCGGTGCGAACCGACGGTGACGTTCACGCTGTTGTCGATCACGCACCAGCCGTCGCTGGTGGACCATCCGGTCACGGCGAACCGGACGGTACGGCGCCGGGGCACGGACTACACGCGTCTGGAGGCCGTGTACCAGCTGCTGGCGGACATCAACGCCGAGGCCCACGAGGTCACGCCGGAGGAGGCGTACCGGCGGCTGGCGGAGATGCGGCGCAACCGCCACCCGTATCCGGGGTGGGTGCTGACGACGTCGGCCGGTGTGCTGGCGGGTGCGGCCTCCATGCTCCTGGGCGGCGGCGCGACGGTGTTCTTCGTGGCCGCGATGGGAGCGGTGCTCGGTGACCGGCTGGCCTGGCTGTTCGCGGGGCGCGGGCTGCCGGAGTTCTACCAGTTCCTGGTGGCCGCGATGCCGCCGGCCGCGTTGGGCGTGCTGCTGACGCTGCTGCACGCGGATCTGAGACCGTCGGCGGTCATCACCGGTGGGCTGTTCGCGCTGATCCCGGGACGGGCGCTGGTGGCGGCCGTGCAGGACGGTCTGACCGGGTTCTACATCACGGCGTCGGCGCGCCTGCTGGAGGTCGGCTACTTCTTCGTGGCGATCGTGGTGGGCGTGCTGTCGGTGCTGTACGTGGCGGTGCAGTTCGGCGCCCAGCTCAATCCGGAGGGGGCGCTCAGCGCGGTCGAGCGGCCCACGGTGCAGATCGTGGCGGCGATGGTGCTGTCCATGACGTTCGCGGTCCTGTTGCAGCAGTCCAGGGCGACGGTGCTCTTCGCGACGCTGAACGGCGGGGTGGCGTGGGTGGTGTACGCCTCGATCGCGGTGACCGCGGACGGTTCCGCGGTGATGGCCACGGCGGTGGCGGCGGGCCTGGTGGGGCTCTTCGGGCAGTTGATCGCCCGGTACCACCACACCTCGTCCCTGCCGTACGTGACGGCGGCGATCGGGCCGCTGCTGCCGGGTTCCGCGACGTACTTCGGGGTGCTGGCGATCGCCCAGAACAATCTCGACCAGGGCTTCGCCTATCTCGCGAAGGCGGCGGCGCTGGCGCTGGCGATCGCCATCGGGGTGAACCTGGGAAGCGAGCTGGCCCGGCTGTTCATTCAGGCTCCGCGCACGGCGGCGGCGCGCCGCGCGGCGAAGCGCACGAGGGGTTTCTAG